A segment of the Cohnella algarum genome:
CGTTCCATTCGCTGTTGTTTTCGTACGTCATGTACAGCGTGGCGACTTTGCCGAGGTTCATGCGCAGGATGTTTTCTACATACGATTCTTCGGTCGGCAGCGGCATCGTCGTCCCGGCGGGCGTGATCATGGATCCGCTCGGAGCGGCCATCGGGGGCATCATGACGCCGCCCGGAACGCCCATCGGCATCATGCCCGCGGTTCCGGGAAACGCGTTGTTGCCCGTCATCGCGGGGCTGACCATCGGCTGGGGCAAGGGCATGGGCATGGGCATAGGCGTGGGGGCAGCGGTATTCGGCCAGGGAGCTTTTTGAATCAAAGTAAATCCTCCTTTTAATGGCTTGACGCCTTAATAAACTCGGGGACAGTCCTCGTACGTGGGAGCGAAGAAGCAGTGGGCCTTGAAGCGCCCGGTATTGGTCTGATCGTACCAGGTGCCGGGGCAGCCTCCCGACGGGCGGAAAAACCATAGCGCGTTGGATGCCGGATGAGTGCGCTCTCCGTTGACGGCGCGTCTGGCGAGCGCGATATCCGCTTCGCGGGCTCTCTGGTAAAAATACGGCTTTTGGACCGCTTCGAACCCGCCCGGCGACTGGAACGCCATGTCGGATACGGAGCGGATGTTGCGAAAATCGAGACAGTTCCCGCGAATGCGGTTGACGCCGACGTTGCCGACCATCAGCATGCCGAGGTGGCCTTCGCCCTCCGCTTCCGCGCGCATAAGGCGGGCCAGCATTTTGATGCCTTCTTCGTTCGTTTTGATGACGGCCATTCGATTTGCACCCTTCCTCTTGCGGTTTCGCCTCCAGCTCCGCCGCCGGGCGGCACTGGGCGAATGTCACTCTACAATGTATTGAGAAGCGCCCAAAAGTGTGACATCTTCGGCGAAAAGGAATACAAGAGCTTCGCGGGCCGCCGGGCAATGGCAAATTCATGAACTTTGACGGCGGAATCGTTGTCAATGATTTGACTTATAAGGTATCATTAAAAATGGAAAAATGGCGGTCGCTTGCGGCTTTTCATTCTCGAAGGAGGAGCTCCGTGTTTAAAGATCTTGTGGCCCTGACCAAGCCGCGCATCATCCGTTTGAACTTATTTGCGGCTTTCGGCGGTTTTTGGGTCGCTTCCCGGTGGGAGATGGACTGGATGCTGCTTGTCTGGGTGCTTATCGGTTCGACGCTGACGATGGCGTCCGCTTGCGTGTTTAACAACTATCTCGACCGGGAAATGGACACGAAAATGGAGCGAACCCGGAACCGGGCGCTCCCGACCGGCAGGCTGCGGCCTTCATTCGTGCTCGGGTACGGCGTCGTGTTGGGAATCGCGGGGCTTGCCGTCCTGTTCGGGCTCGTCAATCCGCTGACCGGCTGGCTCGGGATTTTGGGGATATTCGTTTATGTCGTCATCTATACGATGTGGCTGAAACGAAGCTCGACGTGGAGCACCTCGGTCGGAGGGGTATCGGGGGCGATGCCTCCCGTCATTGGGTATTGCGCGGTGACCGGCCAGGTGGACGCGGGAGCCTGGATATTGTTCGCGCTTCTGTTTCTGTGGCAGCCTCCCCATTTTTGGTCGCTCGCGATCCGGCGGGTCGAAGAGTACCGTGCCGCGGGATTTCCCGTTCTTCCGGTCGTGAAAGGCATCGAGCGGACGAAGCTGCAAATGGTTCCGTATATCGCCCTGCTGCTGGTCGCTTCGGTCTTCCTTTATACGTACGGGTACGTAGGCGTTGTTTTTCTCGTTTTATCGGTCGTCATCGTCGGAGCTTGGCTCCTTCACGCGCTGTCCGGCTTTCGGGCCAAAGACACCGAGAAATGGGCGAAGGCCGACTTTCTGATTTCCGTCAACTATTTGCTGATTATGTTTTTGGCGATGATTCTCGACACGAATGGAGCTTAAGCGAAGATGAGCGAATTCAAGGGCGAACCGTCCGACAAACTGGAAAATGCAACTCCCGGAACCGCCGAAACGGCCGGAACCGGAGCGAATGGGCCTTCGGTGCCTGCCGTAGGAACGCAAAAATCGTTCGCCCGCCGGTACGCGTTTCCGATGGTGCTGCTGGCGCTGTGCCTGGCGCTCGGCGGCTATCTGCTGTGGGATTCCATGAAAGGCAGCGACCTTCCGGTTCAGGGCGAAGCGGCGGATTTCACGCTGCAAAGCATCGACGGCGAAGCGGTGACGATGAGCGAGCTCGACGGCAAGGTTCGCCTGGTGTATTTCTTCTTCTCCAACTGCCCGGACGTCTGTCCTCCGACGACGTTCATGCTTTCCCAAGTGCAGGAGAAGCTGAAGGCGGACGGAGATTTCGGGGACAAGGTCGAATTTTTGTCGATTACGATCGACCCGCTGCGCGATACGCCGGAAGCACTGCGCGCGTTCGGGGACAAATTCAACGCCGACTATGCCGGCTGGAAATTCCTCCGCGGCGACGAGGAGCAGCCGATCTGGGATTTGGCGCAAGAGTACGGCCTCATGGTCGTGAAGGATCAAAACGGGGACTTCGGCCATTCGAACCTCGTCGTGCTGGTCGACAAAAAAGGCCAGATCCGCAGCTATATTTCGCCGGACGCGAACGGAAATCCGGGCGATCTGGATGCGGACGCGCTGTACGAGCAAGTCAAAACGCTGCTGTAAATTCGGGGCGGCGAAGAAGAGGGGTTGTCCGAAGGCTTTTCGGCCTCGGGCAGCCCTTTTTGTTGCGGATCTGGTGAATTTGCTACGCGTAGTTCGGCGCGTGTCGGCGCTTAGTTGGGTAGATTTTACTCATCTTAGCCGGGTATAGGCGCGTGTCGGCGCTCAGTTGGGTAGATTTTACTCATCTTAGCCGGGTATAGGCGCGTGTTGGCGCTCAGTTGGGTAGATTTTACTCATCTCAGCCGGGTATAGGCGCGTGTTGGCGCTTAGTTGGGTAGATTTTACTCATCTTTGCCGGGTATAGGCGCGTGTCGGCGCTCAGTTGGGTAGATTTTACTCATCTTAGCCGGGTATAGGCGCGTGTCGGCGCTTAGTTGGGTAGATTTTACTCATCTCAGCCGGGTATAGGCGCGTGTTGGCGCTCAGTTGGGTAGATTTTACTCATCTCAGCCGGAGATAGGCGCGTGTCGGCGCTTAGTTGAGTAGATTTTACTCATCTCAACCCGCTAAACGCAAAAAGTCGTACGCAGTTAAAGCATTCGTTTCACTCCGGCCATTCGGCGGGAGGGGGGTAAACGATGTATTGTTCCAGGCCGGCTTTTTCGAGCTGCTGAATCAAATATTCTTCCGGGGTCCCTTCGACCCCGTTGTAGCCTCGACGCGTGTAAATATGCTCGGCGTCGGGAAATACGTCGCTGAGCATGCCCCGGATTCGCCGGCCGGAAGCGTCCGGGTCGGTAAAAAGGTACACCTGGCGATCCCGCACCGCCTTGCGAAGCGATTCGATCCGCTCGGTATTCAATGTGCCGAAGGTGCAGTAGATCGGAATTTCGGGAGACAGCACGCGGGCGAGGCGGCTTTTGTCGTTTTTTCCTTCGACGATGATGGCGACATCCATTTGCTGCGACCCCCTTCAGGCGGGAACGGGAGCGGCGCTTCCGTCCTCTTGTTCCTATTGTACCACAACGGGGAAAAGGCGAGCTTGTCCGGCGGCTCGGGATCGTCCCCTCGCAAATGGAGGGATGAACCGCTCCGGCGTTCGCGGCTCATCCCGAAACGAAACGTTTGGCCTTGCGCCGTTCGAACGAAATCAACAGGCTCTCAGCACGATGACGAGCAGAACGAACAGGACGAGCACGATGGCCGCCGAGGCGCCATGGCCGTGTCCATGTCCGTGGCCGCAATCCGCAATTTGAGACATCCGCGTTCACCCCGCTTTTAACGCTTATTGCCGCCCGCCTTCCCGCGAAGCCGAAAAGGCGCGCCGCCCTACAGCATATGCGTCTGTCCCTGGGGCGACGTGTGCGATCACCTATTTTCCCGCTTCTTCAATGTCCCGCCGCCGGGGGCTGGCGTCGGCTCCTCCGTTCCAGCCGAGAGAGTAATCCGGCCGGGGCGCAAGCGCGAGCAGCGCGATCATCAGCACGGCGAACGCGATAAAATACGGCGAAAGGTAGTCCCTGACGGCTCCGGCCGCGACCGGTCCGAGGAAAGCGCCGATCGAGGAGGCGATCGACATGAACGAGAGCGTTCTGCCGTATCGGGAAGAACCGCTCAACTGAAGCAAAAAGGAGGTCATGGCCGGGAAGACGACCCCTTTGGCCATGCCGAGCGAGAACAACAGCACGGCGATCGGCAACGGCCATCCCGCCGCCAGGCCGTAATAGGTGATCGCAAGCAGCAGCAGGCCGCAAACGCTTCGGGCGTAAGGCAAATATTTTTGCAGAAACAGCAGGGCCAGCGTGGCGAGCGAGCCGAGGCTGATAACGGAAAACAGCAGGCCGGTCGTCATCATCTCGTCGGCGGATTTCACGCTGAGCGGCAGTTCGAAAGAGAGAATCCCCTGAGAGCAGGACATCGCAAGCGGCAAAATGAGCACGATCCAAGGAAACCGCCTGTCGCCCATTGAAGGAAGCGGCGCCGGCTCCGCGTTCGACGGGGACAGGGATACGCTTGCTTTCGATCCCGACGGCGAGGACGCCGGGGCGGCATCTGCGAACGGCTGCTTGGCTTCGCGAACGAAAATCAAGGAAGCGATGCCGGTGACGAGCAGAATCCAGCCGAGAATGAGAAAGGACGTCTCAAACCCGATTTTGGCGGTCATCCAGGCTCCCGCCGCCGGCGATACGACGGCCGCGACCGTATGGACAAGGCCGTTGCCGGCCATCAGCTTGCCTTGATGAATGCGGTTCCGGGCGAGCCTCGCGAGCATCGCCAAACAAGCCGGGGAAAGGAAGGCGAGCACGAACCCGCTGACGGAACGGATGTACAGCAGCTGCCAAGGATCAGTGACCCGCGCTTGCAGCAGCAGCAGGATGCCCGCCCCGGTCAGACTGCCGGCGATGAACAAGCGGCTTCCGAACCGGTCGACGCTGTAGCCGGCGAGAATGTTGCCGGGCAGATGAGTGAGCGAGTACATGCCCATGACGAGTCCGATAAAAGAAGGAGCCGCCCCGAGAGATACGGCAAACGGGGTGAGCATCGGATATTGCGCGTGCAGGTCGAAAAAGGCCACGAACAAAAACAGATAAAGCCATATCGCGGTTTTCAATCGCTTCGCCTCCGCCGGCGATTTCGGCACGGTCGGGCCTTCGATCGCCAAAGCTTGTTTTATCCTACTTGTACGTTCGATCTCGTCCGTATATGCCGCCCGTTTTCGTGGGCCGATCGCGCAAGCCGGTTGCAAGTGTATGGCGTCGTGTGGTACACTTGGATCAAAAGTGTATGGTGTGTCATCATACACATTACACAATCATGAAACGGAGAGCCGGTGAAAATGTATGCCGCCATTTTGGATCTGGTCCCCGCAGGATTTTCAAATCGATCCTTCGCGCCCGCTATACGAACAATTCGTCGAGCAAATCCGGGCGAAAATCGCCATGGGGAAGCTGGAACCGGGAACGAGGCTTCCGTCGGTCCGGGACACGGCGGCAAGCCTCCGGGTCAATCCGACGACGGTGATGAAGGCTTATCAGGAACTGGAAAGACTGTCGCTCATCGTGACGTTCCGCGGCCAAGGCACGTTCGTTACGCGGGATACGGACGCGATTCGGTCTTCCCGAAAGCGGATCGCGAAGGAAGCGTTCCGGCAATTGGAAGAAACGGCCGCATCGATCGGTCTGACGGTGAAGGAATTGATCGAGTTGGCTCACGAACAGGAGGAATGACGATGAACATCCATCATGCGAACGATGCGGTTTTTTCCGCGGTTCCCGCGATCCGCTGCCGGGCCGTCGGCGCCAAATGGAAGAAAAAAACGCTGCTGGAAGCAGTCGGGTTCGACGTTCCGCAAGGGAGCATATGCGGGTTGCTCGGCCCTAACGGCGCGGGAAAATCGACGCTGCTGCGCATGCTGACCGGTCTTGTGCCTCCGGATTCGGGCGAGGTGCTGCTGTTCGGGCAAAAGGCCGGGGAACGCACGCTGGCCCAAGTATCGTACCTGCCCGACAGGGGGCAGCTGCCCGGCTGGCTGAGCGTCGCGGACTGGCTGGAGCTGGCGTCCGGCATTTATCCGGACTGGAACCGGGCGCGGCAGCGGGAGCTGGCGCAAAAGCTTGCCGTCGATCCGGCCGCCCGGATCGGCGCCTTGTCGCGGGGGAAGAAGCGAGATTGCAGCTGCTTACCTGTCTGTCCAGGCAGGCTCCGCTCATCGTGCTGGACGAACCGTTTACCGGCGTCGATCTCGTTTCCCGCGAACGCATCGCTTCCGCCGTCGTCGGGGACATGGCGGACGGGTTCCGCACGTTTCTGATCGCCACGCACGACATTCGGGAGATGGAGTCCATTTTCGACCGGATCGTGCTGCTCGGAGACGGCAAAGTCAAAGGCGCGTTCGAAGTGGAGGAGCTGCGGAGAGAGGGCCGTTCGGTCGAATCCTGCTATAGGGAAGTGTTCGCATGAAGCCGCATATGCCGCTTTTCAAACTGGAGTGGAGCGCCTATGTACAGCCCGGCATCGTAAAAACCGCCGCGTCGGCTTACGCGCTGCTGCTTGCTCTGGCTGTCGTTTTCCTGCAAAATTCTCTGGCGCCCGAGAAGCTCCTTTCCCTTGGCGCGCTTATCGTTTGCTGCCTTGGAACGGGGTTTTCCCTGCTCCCGTCCCTTACGATATGGGAAAATCCGTTCCGCGAATGGTGGCTCGCGATGCCGCATTCCCGCCTTGAGCTGCTGCGCGCGAAAATGTCGGCGGCTTACGCCGCGCAAGCGATCGCGTCGCTCGGCCTGTGGACGGTAAGCGTTCTGCAGATTCTTGGTTCGAGAACGTTATTCGGAACTCCGTTGACGCATGCTCGAGGCGACGAATTGCTCGGCATATCCCTTGCCTATCTGGCGCTGTTTTGGGCTTGCGGCTTTGTTTTTACTACGTTCGGGTTTCTGTTGATCGGCTTTTTCCGGGGGTGGCGGCAATGGCTGACCGTTCCGTACTTTTGCATCGTCATGCTTCCGTTCGGGATGTTTCCGCTCCTCGCGCTGTCGACAGACGTTGCGCCGCAATGGTTTGCCGCAGATAGGGTTGCCGTATACGCAGGGATAGGTTTGCTCTTCGGCTTGCTGCTGAAGCGGGCGACGATTCGTTTCGTTTCGCGCCGCGGAATGGCCGATTTGGCCCGTTACCGTTCCGGCATGAAATCGAGTTCCGAACGAGGCGATGAGAGCGTCAAGCCGCGCTTCCGGTCGGGCGCATCGGGCGGCTTTCGCGCCCTGTATGCGCTGGAGCGCTCGCGGTTCCGCCATTTCGCGAGGCTCAAGCCGGCGCGGGCCGTTCGGCACGCGCTGCTCGCCCTTGCCGCGGTCGCGGGCGTTTTCGCCTTCGGGGAAAGCGAAACGATGTTCGTGCTCCCGGTCATGATCCTTTATTTTGCGGGCATCGGGCCGTTGTTCATGCTTGCCGTCATGCTGCAGCACGATGCCGGACAGCGCCGGCTCGTCTGGTGGCTGGCCATGCCCTACGCGCGGCGGACGCTGTTGTTTTCCCGAATGCTCGCCGTTTGGGTAACGCTGCTGCGGGGAAGCGGGCTCGCGTTCGCGGCGTTTGCGCTCGGAGCCGCGGCGCGCTGGGCCGTCTCCGGCTGGCCGTCGGATTCGTGGAGCCGGGACGCGGCGACCTTCGCCTACTTGGCGTTCTGCTGCTGCGCCTTCAGCTTGCTGATGACGTTTGTTTTGGCGATCGGGCCGTTTTTGTACAAAAACGCTTGGACGTCCGCGCTCTTCCTTCCGCTGTACGGCGGCGCCGGCTTTCTGCCGACCGCGATCAACCGGTGGGTGCTGCCCGCGGTCGCAAAAGAGCAAGGGATCGGCAATAGCCAATGGGCGGCGACGATCCTCGCGATCGCCGTTTGCTTGCCCGCGGCTTGGGGGTGTTTCGCGCTGGGGGCGAAATGGCTTCATCTCCACCTGTTTCAAACGCAGGAAGCGGGCCGCAGGGCCTTTTGGTCCCGCGACGGCAAAACCCGTTCCGGCTGATTTTTCGGTCTATGCGCAATTCGTCTCTTGCTCGGGTTGAACTGCGGCACGGAACGCACGTATAATAGATGCTAGAGTATGCAGGCTAGGCATGGAGGAGATGGGATGGACCTCGATTTGGAGGCGTGGAAACAGTTCGCGATCGACCACTGGATATTGATCGTCATCGCCGTCGTGGCGCTGATCGTCGTGATCAACCTCGTCAAAACGGTGCTCAAATGGGTGTTAGTCGCCGCTATCGTCGTCGGACTGGCGGTTTACGGTGGATACAGCGTCAACGACCTGAAGGAAGTCGGAAGCAAAGTGACGCAGGCGCTTGAGGATCAAGCGGTCAAGGCGATGGCCGGCGAGGCGTCGCAGGCCGAATACAGGCTGAACGACGACGGGACGTTTACCGTCGCGACGCCGAATCTGGAATTGACGGGGACGCCCGGTTCCGGAGAAGTTTCCGTGAAGTTTCAAGGCGTCTCGCTCGGAACGTGGAATATGGAAGGGGCCGTCCGCGAGTTCATCGAACAGGCTCGGGACCATGCCGCTTCATGAATAGGATAGACGCCAATTGGATCACCGTCGCGCTGCTTGTCATCGTGGCGGTTTCTTTGCTTCAAGGACTGCTTCGGGGAGCGAAGGGATCGGCCAGGCAGCTGTTCGGATTCGTAGCCGGCGCGGCCTTTACGCTTCTTTCGGTAGGAGGAGCCGCCTGGGCGGCCGCAGCGGCTTCCCCTCACGTGCAGGCCTGGCTGATCGCCAGAGGCTGGCGGCAGCCGCTTCCGGACGCTTCTTCCTGGGTCCAGCTCGCCTTCACGCTGATCGCCGGAATCCGGGACCTGCCGCTGCTTCGCTTTTCTTTGCTGATGCTGTTTTTTTATATCGTGCTGCGCGTCGCGCTCGGACTGATCGGCTCGCTGCTCGCGCGAATAGGCGGTCTTCCGTTCACCCTTCTGCCTTCCGGAGGCGCCGTCAGCCGCGCGATCGGGGGGCTGATCGGCGCGGCGCTGGGCTGCGGCCGCGCGCTGCTGCTGACGGCCGTGCTGTTCGCGTATTGCTCGCTGTGGCCGCAAGGACCTTATGCGGACTACATTCAACAGTCCGGCTTATATAAACAGACGGCTTCGCAAATTATCCAGCCCGCCGCCGGCTCGCTGCTGACGAAGCAGCTTCCCGTCTTCGCCGCGACCATGCAGACGGAGCTCGATCAGCTGTGGCAGAAGCGCTACGACATCATCGATGCCGAGCTTCCTGCCGACATCGCGGAAGCGGCAGTCTCCGTCACCGCCGGCGCGGAAGGCGACGAGGCGAAAGCCCGGGCGCTATACGCTTGGGTGGGCAGCCGCATCGCCTACGACTACGATAAAGTGGAAGCTTACGAGGAACGCGGCGAATGGAGGGAGCAGACGCCGGAGGATACGTTCGACACCCG
Coding sequences within it:
- the gerQ gene encoding spore coat protein GerQ, translated to MPMPMPLPQPMVSPAMTGNNAFPGTAGMMPMGVPGGVMMPPMAAPSGSMITPAGTTMPLPTEESYVENILRMNLGKVATLYMTYENNSEWNAKIFKGVLEAAGRDHIIISDPATGRRFLLLTLNLDYITFDEPLNYTLPFGTQG
- a CDS encoding cell wall hydrolase, whose product is MAVIKTNEEGIKMLARLMRAEAEGEGHLGMLMVGNVGVNRIRGNCLDFRNIRSVSDMAFQSPGGFEAVQKPYFYQRAREADIALARRAVNGERTHPASNALWFFRPSGGCPGTWYDQTNTGRFKAHCFFAPTYEDCPRVY
- the cyoE gene encoding heme o synthase produces the protein MEKWRSLAAFHSRRRSSVFKDLVALTKPRIIRLNLFAAFGGFWVASRWEMDWMLLVWVLIGSTLTMASACVFNNYLDREMDTKMERTRNRALPTGRLRPSFVLGYGVVLGIAGLAVLFGLVNPLTGWLGILGIFVYVVIYTMWLKRSSTWSTSVGGVSGAMPPVIGYCAVTGQVDAGAWILFALLFLWQPPHFWSLAIRRVEEYRAAGFPVLPVVKGIERTKLQMVPYIALLLVASVFLYTYGYVGVVFLVLSVVIVGAWLLHALSGFRAKDTEKWAKADFLISVNYLLIMFLAMILDTNGA
- a CDS encoding SCO family protein produces the protein MSEFKGEPSDKLENATPGTAETAGTGANGPSVPAVGTQKSFARRYAFPMVLLALCLALGGYLLWDSMKGSDLPVQGEAADFTLQSIDGEAVTMSELDGKVRLVYFFFSNCPDVCPPTTFMLSQVQEKLKADGDFGDKVEFLSITIDPLRDTPEALRAFGDKFNADYAGWKFLRGDEEQPIWDLAQEYGLMVVKDQNGDFGHSNLVVLVDKKGQIRSYISPDANGNPGDLDADALYEQVKTLL
- a CDS encoding toprim domain-containing protein; amino-acid sequence: MDVAIIVEGKNDKSRLARVLSPEIPIYCTFGTLNTERIESLRKAVRDRQVYLFTDPDASGRRIRGMLSDVFPDAEHIYTRRGYNGVEGTPEEYLIQQLEKAGLEQYIVYPPPAEWPE
- a CDS encoding sporulation protein YjcZ → MSQIADCGHGHGHGHGASAAIVLVLFVLLVIVLRAC
- a CDS encoding MFS transporter, yielding MKTAIWLYLFLFVAFFDLHAQYPMLTPFAVSLGAAPSFIGLVMGMYSLTHLPGNILAGYSVDRFGSRLFIAGSLTGAGILLLLQARVTDPWQLLYIRSVSGFVLAFLSPACLAMLARLARNRIHQGKLMAGNGLVHTVAAVVSPAAGAWMTAKIGFETSFLILGWILLVTGIASLIFVREAKQPFADAAPASSPSGSKASVSLSPSNAEPAPLPSMGDRRFPWIVLILPLAMSCSQGILSFELPLSVKSADEMMTTGLLFSVISLGSLATLALLFLQKYLPYARSVCGLLLLAITYYGLAAGWPLPIAVLLFSLGMAKGVVFPAMTSFLLQLSGSSRYGRTLSFMSIASSIGAFLGPVAAGAVRDYLSPYFIAFAVLMIALLALAPRPDYSLGWNGGADASPRRRDIEEAGK
- a CDS encoding GntR family transcriptional regulator, producing MPPFWIWSPQDFQIDPSRPLYEQFVEQIRAKIAMGKLEPGTRLPSVRDTAASLRVNPTTVMKAYQELERLSLIVTFRGQGTFVTRDTDAIRSSRKRIAKEAFRQLEETAASIGLTVKELIELAHEQEE
- a CDS encoding ATP-binding cassette domain-containing protein, translated to MNIHHANDAVFSAVPAIRCRAVGAKWKKKTLLEAVGFDVPQGSICGLLGPNGAGKSTLLRMLTGLVPPDSGEVLLFGQKAGERTLAQVSYLPDRGQLPGWLSVADWLELASGIYPDWNRARQRELAQKLAVDPAARIGALSRGKKRDCSCLPVCPGRLRSSCWTNRLPASISFPANASLPPSSGTWRTGSARF
- a CDS encoding transglutaminase domain-containing protein; amino-acid sequence: MNRIDANWITVALLVIVAVSLLQGLLRGAKGSARQLFGFVAGAAFTLLSVGGAAWAAAAASPHVQAWLIARGWRQPLPDASSWVQLAFTLIAGIRDLPLLRFSLLMLFFYIVLRVALGLIGSLLARIGGLPFTLLPSGGAVSRAIGGLIGAALGCGRALLLTAVLFAYCSLWPQGPYADYIQQSGLYKQTASQIIQPAAGSLLTKQLPVFAATMQTELDQLWQKRYDIIDAELPADIAEAAVSVTAGAEGDEAKARALYAWVGSRIAYDYDKVEAYEERGEWREQTPEDTFDTRKGVCIDYARLYAAMARAVGLDVRVVTGLGYDGQGGYGAHAWNEVWLQEENRWAPLDATWASSGDWFDPEGFQDTHIRQGPISYV